The following proteins are encoded in a genomic region of Coffea eugenioides isolate CCC68of chromosome 6, Ceug_1.0, whole genome shotgun sequence:
- the LOC113775002 gene encoding protein TRANSPARENT TESTA 9-like isoform X7 — MWRSLWPTIDRFSLHHFRYIVNQLREIRVVDKRNREVVLDLLQSIVEIVTYGDRHDPAIFECFMEFQVLAEFVRILKIGGNSGIEAALLQYLSIMIQNVENEHAIYYCFSNGYINSVISHHYEFDGGDLIPYYVSFLRTVSGKIGRDTICLLVKVHQDTAISLPLYDEALKFANHGEKMIQIAVRALTLNIYSVADEMVYQFLTTPTASAYFSSLILNLKNKCLHVDAIINGVKESFHEKKRELLSETDRILDDFYYLKDILCIPEQRLNKLVTENIVNMLILPMLLTLLNNRLSNDTGLSAITCLYVLCRLLQVFDGTNLVNVIGSAVLFSFMPPNVTDAAESVVSARLEQVNGLAVCYQEGEEMVDLQHEGAENFMMNYVLKHSLEFTELSSCFDSSPLENSENEWGGIFSCIFSRNHSLMLGSLMLLFTVADSKDLHYQLAAKIGFSQVKTASEMIGSTVAGHIQKIVNQLLKVLASEPPLSVPILLHAAWFLRKLLVFLDQKLEDNDCHLFKTSYEGSCGRLYEEFDRCWFDYIPDVLKSEWANCKTALEESSQSKDPFFLLELASIQNPPSGNTGPAFDWQRMVDCVKLLGSIGEKISFGSFIGKLRFRGSGIPCKIAFSGAGTRDIYVIPIAREISGKLLLVERHPLHSRKGVVIAIAPLAGLDPKIDEEHPTWLLVHLRDFEPRLRSDETKTLDSHTSLPEQGRWILGFLSAKDCKAAFSVILEETRKQRSFVENLVAPVLEEKLFK; from the exons ATGTGGCGGTCACTTTGGCCTACAATCGACCGCTTCTCTCTTCACCACTTCAG ATATATTGTAAACCAACTGCGGGAAATCAGAGTCGTTGACAAGCGCAACCGG GAAGTAGTTTTGGATTTGCTTCAATCAATTGTGGAAATAGTTACCTATGGTGATCGGCATGATCCAGCGATTTTCGA ATGTTTCATGGAATTTCAAGTTTTAGCAGAGTTTGTTCGTATACTAAAGATTGGTGGGAATTCAGGAATTGAGGCAGCACTCTTGCAGTATTTGAGCATAATGATCCAGAACGTGGAAAATGAACATGCCATCT ACTATTGTTTCAGCAATGGCTATATCAACAGCGTAATATCACATCATTATGAGTTCGATGGGGGAGATCTAATTCCTTATTATGTATCCTTTCTGAG AACAGTTAGTGGGAAAATAGGTAGAGACACAATCTGTCTTCTCGTAAAGGTTCACCAG GACACTGCAATCTCATTGCCGTTGTATGATGAGGCTCTTAAATTTGCTAACCATGGGGAAAAGATGATACAGATAGCAGTTCGTGCACTGACCCTTAACATTTATAGTG TTGCTGATGAGATGGTCTATCAATTTCTAACAACTCCGACTGCTTCTGCATACTTTTCTAGCTTGATTctgaatttaaaaaataagtgCTTGCATGTTGATGCTATCATCAATGGGGTAAA GGAGAGTTTccatgaaaagaaaagagaacttCTTTCAGAAACTGATAGAATTTTGGATGACTTCTATTACCTGAAGGACATACTGTGCATTCCTGAGCAGCGCTTGAACAAACTTGTTACAGAGAACATTGTTAACATGCTTATTTTGCCGATGTTGCTTACTCTACTAAACAATAGGCTAAGCAAT GACACTGGTCTATCTGCAATCACTTGTCTCTATGTTCTTTGTCGTCTTCTTCAAGTTTTTGATGGAACGAATTTGGTTAATGTTATCGGCAGTGCTGTTCTATTTTCTTTTATGCCTCCAAATGTGACAGATGCTGCTGAGTCTGTTGTATCTGCTAGACTTGAGCAGGTGAATGGTCTTGCAGTCTGTTATCAGGAAGGGGAAGAAATGGTAGATCTTCAGCATGAGGGGGCAGAAAACTTCATGATGAACTATGTTCTTAAGCATTCATTGGAGTTCACAGAACTGAGCTCTTGTTTTGACAGTTCACCGCTGGAGAATTCGGAAAATGAATG GGGTGGAATATTTAGTTGTATTTTCTCCCGTAATCACAGTCTAATGCTAGGTTCTTTGATGTTATTGTTTACAGTGGCTGACAGTAAAG ATCTTCATTACCAGTTGGCTGCAAAGATAGGATTTTCTCAAGTAAAG ACTGCTTCAGAGATGATTGGAAGCACTGTTGCAGGACACATACAGAAG ATTGTGAATCAATTATTGAAGGTTTTGGCGAGTGAACCACCATTGTCAGTACCAATATTGTTGCATGCAGCTTGGTTTTTGCGAAAGTTGTTGGTTTTTCTGGACCAGAAGTTAGAGGACAATGATTGTCACCTCTTCAAG ACCTCATATGAGGGCTCTTGTGGACGTCTTTATGAAGAATTTGATCGATGCTGGTTTGACTATATTCCAGATGTGTTAAAAAGCGAATGGGCCAACTGTAAAACAG CACTCGAAGAATCATCACAGTCCAAGgatcctttctttcttctagAACTTGCATCTATTCAAAATCCTCCCAGTG GCAATACCGGTCCTGCTTTTGATTGGCAACGGATGGTTGATTGTGTCAAG CTACTTGGCTCAATCGGGGAAAAGATATCCTTCGGATCTTTCATTGGCAAGCTTCGGTTCAGAG GTTCTGGAATCCCCTgtaaaattgcattttctggAGCTGGGACAAGAGATATTTATGTGATACCAATTGCAAGGGAAATATCTGGTAAATTGCTACTTGTGGAACGACATCCGTTACACTCTAGAAAAGGAGTTGTAATTGCCATTGCTCCATTGGCTGGATTGGAT CCCAAGATAGACGAGGAGCATCCTACATGGTTGCTAGTGCATCTTAGAGACTTTGAGCCAAGACTCCGATCAGATGAAACCAAAACACTCGACTCCCATACATCACTCCCTGAACAAGGAAGATGGATACTTGGATTTTTGAGCGCCAAAGATTGCAAGGCTGCTTTCTCGGTGATACTCGAGGAAACTAGAAAACAGAGGTCCTTTGTGGAGAACTTGGTTGCTCCGGTACTGGAAGAGAAATTGTTCAAATAG
- the LOC113775002 gene encoding protein TRANSPARENT TESTA 9-like isoform X5: MWRSLWPTIDRFSLHHFRYIVNQLREIRVVDKRNREVVLDLLQSIVEIVTYGDRHDPAIFECFMEFQVLAEFVRILKIGGNSGIEAALLQYLSIMIQNVENEHAIYYCFSNGYINSVISHHYEFDGGDLIPYYVSFLRTVSGKIGRDTICLLVKVHQDTAISLPLYDEALKFANHGEKMIQIAVRALTLNIYSVADEMVYQFLTTPTASAYFSSLILNLKNKCLHVDAIINGVKESFHEKKRELLSETDRILDDFYYLKDILCIPEQRLNKLVTENIVNMLILPMLLTLLNNRLSNDTGLSAITCLYVLCRLLQVFDGTNLVNVIGSAVLFSFMPPNVTDAAESVVSARLEQVNGLAVCYQEGEEMVDLQHEGAENFMMNYVLKHSLEFTELSSCFDSSPLENSENEWGGIFSCIFSRNHSLMLGSLMLLFTVADSKDLHYQLAAKIGFSQVKTASEMIGSTVAGHIQKIVNQLLKVLASEPPLSVPILLHAAWFLRKLLVFLDQKLEDNDCHLFKTSYEGSCGRLYEEFDRCWFDYIPDVLKSEWANCKTALEESSQSKDPFFLLELASIQNPPSGIFYLTSQAIPVLLLIGNGWLIVSSYLAQSGKRYPSDLSLASFGSEVALGSGIPCKIAFSGAGTRDIYVIPIAREISGKLLLVERHPLHSRKGVVIAIAPLAGLDPKIDEEHPTWLLVHLRDFEPRLRSDETKTLDSHTSLPEQGRWILGFLSAKDCKAAFSVILEETRKQRSFVENLVAPVLEEKLFK; the protein is encoded by the exons ATGTGGCGGTCACTTTGGCCTACAATCGACCGCTTCTCTCTTCACCACTTCAG ATATATTGTAAACCAACTGCGGGAAATCAGAGTCGTTGACAAGCGCAACCGG GAAGTAGTTTTGGATTTGCTTCAATCAATTGTGGAAATAGTTACCTATGGTGATCGGCATGATCCAGCGATTTTCGA ATGTTTCATGGAATTTCAAGTTTTAGCAGAGTTTGTTCGTATACTAAAGATTGGTGGGAATTCAGGAATTGAGGCAGCACTCTTGCAGTATTTGAGCATAATGATCCAGAACGTGGAAAATGAACATGCCATCT ACTATTGTTTCAGCAATGGCTATATCAACAGCGTAATATCACATCATTATGAGTTCGATGGGGGAGATCTAATTCCTTATTATGTATCCTTTCTGAG AACAGTTAGTGGGAAAATAGGTAGAGACACAATCTGTCTTCTCGTAAAGGTTCACCAG GACACTGCAATCTCATTGCCGTTGTATGATGAGGCTCTTAAATTTGCTAACCATGGGGAAAAGATGATACAGATAGCAGTTCGTGCACTGACCCTTAACATTTATAGTG TTGCTGATGAGATGGTCTATCAATTTCTAACAACTCCGACTGCTTCTGCATACTTTTCTAGCTTGATTctgaatttaaaaaataagtgCTTGCATGTTGATGCTATCATCAATGGGGTAAA GGAGAGTTTccatgaaaagaaaagagaacttCTTTCAGAAACTGATAGAATTTTGGATGACTTCTATTACCTGAAGGACATACTGTGCATTCCTGAGCAGCGCTTGAACAAACTTGTTACAGAGAACATTGTTAACATGCTTATTTTGCCGATGTTGCTTACTCTACTAAACAATAGGCTAAGCAAT GACACTGGTCTATCTGCAATCACTTGTCTCTATGTTCTTTGTCGTCTTCTTCAAGTTTTTGATGGAACGAATTTGGTTAATGTTATCGGCAGTGCTGTTCTATTTTCTTTTATGCCTCCAAATGTGACAGATGCTGCTGAGTCTGTTGTATCTGCTAGACTTGAGCAGGTGAATGGTCTTGCAGTCTGTTATCAGGAAGGGGAAGAAATGGTAGATCTTCAGCATGAGGGGGCAGAAAACTTCATGATGAACTATGTTCTTAAGCATTCATTGGAGTTCACAGAACTGAGCTCTTGTTTTGACAGTTCACCGCTGGAGAATTCGGAAAATGAATG GGGTGGAATATTTAGTTGTATTTTCTCCCGTAATCACAGTCTAATGCTAGGTTCTTTGATGTTATTGTTTACAGTGGCTGACAGTAAAG ATCTTCATTACCAGTTGGCTGCAAAGATAGGATTTTCTCAAGTAAAG ACTGCTTCAGAGATGATTGGAAGCACTGTTGCAGGACACATACAGAAG ATTGTGAATCAATTATTGAAGGTTTTGGCGAGTGAACCACCATTGTCAGTACCAATATTGTTGCATGCAGCTTGGTTTTTGCGAAAGTTGTTGGTTTTTCTGGACCAGAAGTTAGAGGACAATGATTGTCACCTCTTCAAG ACCTCATATGAGGGCTCTTGTGGACGTCTTTATGAAGAATTTGATCGATGCTGGTTTGACTATATTCCAGATGTGTTAAAAAGCGAATGGGCCAACTGTAAAACAG CACTCGAAGAATCATCACAGTCCAAGgatcctttctttcttctagAACTTGCATCTATTCAAAATCCTCCCAGTGGTA TTTTCTATTTAACATCTCAGGCAATACCGGTCCTGCTTTTGATTGGCAACGGATGGTTGATTGTGTCAAG CTACTTGGCTCAATCGGGGAAAAGATATCCTTCGGATCTTTCATTGGCAAGCTTCGGTTCAGAGGTAGCTTTAG GTTCTGGAATCCCCTgtaaaattgcattttctggAGCTGGGACAAGAGATATTTATGTGATACCAATTGCAAGGGAAATATCTGGTAAATTGCTACTTGTGGAACGACATCCGTTACACTCTAGAAAAGGAGTTGTAATTGCCATTGCTCCATTGGCTGGATTGGAT CCCAAGATAGACGAGGAGCATCCTACATGGTTGCTAGTGCATCTTAGAGACTTTGAGCCAAGACTCCGATCAGATGAAACCAAAACACTCGACTCCCATACATCACTCCCTGAACAAGGAAGATGGATACTTGGATTTTTGAGCGCCAAAGATTGCAAGGCTGCTTTCTCGGTGATACTCGAGGAAACTAGAAAACAGAGGTCCTTTGTGGAGAACTTGGTTGCTCCGGTACTGGAAGAGAAATTGTTCAAATAG
- the LOC113775002 gene encoding protein TRANSPARENT TESTA 9-like isoform X2 — translation MWRSLWPTIDRFSLHHFRYIVNQLREIRVVDKRNREVVLDLLQSIVEIVTYGDRHDPAIFECFMEFQVLAEFVRILKIGGNSGIEAALLQYLSIMIQNVENEHAIYYCFSNGYINSVISHHYEFDGGDLIPYYVSFLRTVSGKIGRDTICLLVKVHQDTAISLPLYDEALKFANHGEKMIQIAVRALTLNIYSVADEMVYQFLTTPTASAYFSSLILNLKNKCLHVDAIINGVKESFHEKKRELLSETDRILDDFYYLKDILCIPEQRLNKLVTENIVNMLILPMLLTLLNNRLSNDTGLSAITCLYVLCRLLQVFDGTNLVNVIGSAVLFSFMPPNVTDAAESVVSARLEQVNGLAVCYQEGEEMVDLQHEGAENFMMNYVLKHSLEFTELSSCFDSSPLENSENEWGGIFSCIFSRNHSLMLGSLMLLFTVADSKDLHYQLAAKIGFSQVKTASEMIGSTVAGHIQKIVNQLLKVLASEPPLSVPILLHAAWFLRKLLVFLDQKLEDNDCHLFKTSYEGSCGRLYEEFDRCWFDYIPDVLKSEWANCKTALEESSQSKDPFFLLELASIQNPPSGSMAFLLLSSFLLLFIFLLFYLCCLLLKSIVLPPASFLFNISGNTGPAFDWQRMVDCVKLLGSIGEKISFGSFIGKLRFRGSGIPCKIAFSGAGTRDIYVIPIAREISGKLLLVERHPLHSRKGVVIAIAPLAGLDPKIDEEHPTWLLVHLRDFEPRLRSDETKTLDSHTSLPEQGRWILGFLSAKDCKAAFSVILEETRKQRSFVENLVAPVLEEKLFK, via the exons ATGTGGCGGTCACTTTGGCCTACAATCGACCGCTTCTCTCTTCACCACTTCAG ATATATTGTAAACCAACTGCGGGAAATCAGAGTCGTTGACAAGCGCAACCGG GAAGTAGTTTTGGATTTGCTTCAATCAATTGTGGAAATAGTTACCTATGGTGATCGGCATGATCCAGCGATTTTCGA ATGTTTCATGGAATTTCAAGTTTTAGCAGAGTTTGTTCGTATACTAAAGATTGGTGGGAATTCAGGAATTGAGGCAGCACTCTTGCAGTATTTGAGCATAATGATCCAGAACGTGGAAAATGAACATGCCATCT ACTATTGTTTCAGCAATGGCTATATCAACAGCGTAATATCACATCATTATGAGTTCGATGGGGGAGATCTAATTCCTTATTATGTATCCTTTCTGAG AACAGTTAGTGGGAAAATAGGTAGAGACACAATCTGTCTTCTCGTAAAGGTTCACCAG GACACTGCAATCTCATTGCCGTTGTATGATGAGGCTCTTAAATTTGCTAACCATGGGGAAAAGATGATACAGATAGCAGTTCGTGCACTGACCCTTAACATTTATAGTG TTGCTGATGAGATGGTCTATCAATTTCTAACAACTCCGACTGCTTCTGCATACTTTTCTAGCTTGATTctgaatttaaaaaataagtgCTTGCATGTTGATGCTATCATCAATGGGGTAAA GGAGAGTTTccatgaaaagaaaagagaacttCTTTCAGAAACTGATAGAATTTTGGATGACTTCTATTACCTGAAGGACATACTGTGCATTCCTGAGCAGCGCTTGAACAAACTTGTTACAGAGAACATTGTTAACATGCTTATTTTGCCGATGTTGCTTACTCTACTAAACAATAGGCTAAGCAAT GACACTGGTCTATCTGCAATCACTTGTCTCTATGTTCTTTGTCGTCTTCTTCAAGTTTTTGATGGAACGAATTTGGTTAATGTTATCGGCAGTGCTGTTCTATTTTCTTTTATGCCTCCAAATGTGACAGATGCTGCTGAGTCTGTTGTATCTGCTAGACTTGAGCAGGTGAATGGTCTTGCAGTCTGTTATCAGGAAGGGGAAGAAATGGTAGATCTTCAGCATGAGGGGGCAGAAAACTTCATGATGAACTATGTTCTTAAGCATTCATTGGAGTTCACAGAACTGAGCTCTTGTTTTGACAGTTCACCGCTGGAGAATTCGGAAAATGAATG GGGTGGAATATTTAGTTGTATTTTCTCCCGTAATCACAGTCTAATGCTAGGTTCTTTGATGTTATTGTTTACAGTGGCTGACAGTAAAG ATCTTCATTACCAGTTGGCTGCAAAGATAGGATTTTCTCAAGTAAAG ACTGCTTCAGAGATGATTGGAAGCACTGTTGCAGGACACATACAGAAG ATTGTGAATCAATTATTGAAGGTTTTGGCGAGTGAACCACCATTGTCAGTACCAATATTGTTGCATGCAGCTTGGTTTTTGCGAAAGTTGTTGGTTTTTCTGGACCAGAAGTTAGAGGACAATGATTGTCACCTCTTCAAG ACCTCATATGAGGGCTCTTGTGGACGTCTTTATGAAGAATTTGATCGATGCTGGTTTGACTATATTCCAGATGTGTTAAAAAGCGAATGGGCCAACTGTAAAACAG CACTCGAAGAATCATCACAGTCCAAGgatcctttctttcttctagAACTTGCATCTATTCAAAATCCTCCCAGTGGTAGTATGGCGTTTCTTCTACTCTCTTCCTTCCTTCTTTTAttcatatttcttttgttttatctCTGCTGTCTGCTTTTAAAAAGTATAGTCTTACCACCTGCTAGTTTTCTATTTAACATCTCAGGCAATACCGGTCCTGCTTTTGATTGGCAACGGATGGTTGATTGTGTCAAG CTACTTGGCTCAATCGGGGAAAAGATATCCTTCGGATCTTTCATTGGCAAGCTTCGGTTCAGAG GTTCTGGAATCCCCTgtaaaattgcattttctggAGCTGGGACAAGAGATATTTATGTGATACCAATTGCAAGGGAAATATCTGGTAAATTGCTACTTGTGGAACGACATCCGTTACACTCTAGAAAAGGAGTTGTAATTGCCATTGCTCCATTGGCTGGATTGGAT CCCAAGATAGACGAGGAGCATCCTACATGGTTGCTAGTGCATCTTAGAGACTTTGAGCCAAGACTCCGATCAGATGAAACCAAAACACTCGACTCCCATACATCACTCCCTGAACAAGGAAGATGGATACTTGGATTTTTGAGCGCCAAAGATTGCAAGGCTGCTTTCTCGGTGATACTCGAGGAAACTAGAAAACAGAGGTCCTTTGTGGAGAACTTGGTTGCTCCGGTACTGGAAGAGAAATTGTTCAAATAG
- the LOC113775002 gene encoding protein TRANSPARENT TESTA 9-like isoform X6 yields the protein MWRSLWPTIDRFSLHHFRYIVNQLREIRVVDKRNREVVLDLLQSIVEIVTYGDRHDPAIFECFMEFQVLAEFVRILKIGGNSGIEAALLQYLSIMIQNVENEHAIYYCFSNGYINSVISHHYEFDGGDLIPYYVSFLRTVSGKIGRDTICLLVKVHQDTAISLPLYDEALKFANHGEKMIQIAVRALTLNIYSVADEMVYQFLTTPTASAYFSSLILNLKNKCLHVDAIINGVKESFHEKKRELLSETDRILDDFYYLKDILCIPEQRLNKLVTENIVNMLILPMLLTLLNNRLSNDTGLSAITCLYVLCRLLQVFDGTNLVNVIGSAVLFSFMPPNVTDAAESVVSARLEQVNGLAVCYQEGEEMVDLQHEGAENFMMNYVLKHSLEFTELSSCFDSSPLENSENEWGGIFSCIFSRNHSLMLGSLMLLFTVADSKDLHYQLAAKIGFSQVKTASEMIGSTVAGHIQKIVNQLLKVLASEPPLSVPILLHAAWFLRKLLVFLDQKLEDNDCHLFKTSYEGSCGRLYEEFDRCWFDYIPDVLKSEWANCKTALEESSQSKDPFFLLELASIQNPPSVFYLTSQAIPVLLLIGNGWLIVSSYLAQSGKRYPSDLSLASFGSEVALGSGIPCKIAFSGAGTRDIYVIPIAREISGKLLLVERHPLHSRKGVVIAIAPLAGLDPKIDEEHPTWLLVHLRDFEPRLRSDETKTLDSHTSLPEQGRWILGFLSAKDCKAAFSVILEETRKQRSFVENLVAPVLEEKLFK from the exons ATGTGGCGGTCACTTTGGCCTACAATCGACCGCTTCTCTCTTCACCACTTCAG ATATATTGTAAACCAACTGCGGGAAATCAGAGTCGTTGACAAGCGCAACCGG GAAGTAGTTTTGGATTTGCTTCAATCAATTGTGGAAATAGTTACCTATGGTGATCGGCATGATCCAGCGATTTTCGA ATGTTTCATGGAATTTCAAGTTTTAGCAGAGTTTGTTCGTATACTAAAGATTGGTGGGAATTCAGGAATTGAGGCAGCACTCTTGCAGTATTTGAGCATAATGATCCAGAACGTGGAAAATGAACATGCCATCT ACTATTGTTTCAGCAATGGCTATATCAACAGCGTAATATCACATCATTATGAGTTCGATGGGGGAGATCTAATTCCTTATTATGTATCCTTTCTGAG AACAGTTAGTGGGAAAATAGGTAGAGACACAATCTGTCTTCTCGTAAAGGTTCACCAG GACACTGCAATCTCATTGCCGTTGTATGATGAGGCTCTTAAATTTGCTAACCATGGGGAAAAGATGATACAGATAGCAGTTCGTGCACTGACCCTTAACATTTATAGTG TTGCTGATGAGATGGTCTATCAATTTCTAACAACTCCGACTGCTTCTGCATACTTTTCTAGCTTGATTctgaatttaaaaaataagtgCTTGCATGTTGATGCTATCATCAATGGGGTAAA GGAGAGTTTccatgaaaagaaaagagaacttCTTTCAGAAACTGATAGAATTTTGGATGACTTCTATTACCTGAAGGACATACTGTGCATTCCTGAGCAGCGCTTGAACAAACTTGTTACAGAGAACATTGTTAACATGCTTATTTTGCCGATGTTGCTTACTCTACTAAACAATAGGCTAAGCAAT GACACTGGTCTATCTGCAATCACTTGTCTCTATGTTCTTTGTCGTCTTCTTCAAGTTTTTGATGGAACGAATTTGGTTAATGTTATCGGCAGTGCTGTTCTATTTTCTTTTATGCCTCCAAATGTGACAGATGCTGCTGAGTCTGTTGTATCTGCTAGACTTGAGCAGGTGAATGGTCTTGCAGTCTGTTATCAGGAAGGGGAAGAAATGGTAGATCTTCAGCATGAGGGGGCAGAAAACTTCATGATGAACTATGTTCTTAAGCATTCATTGGAGTTCACAGAACTGAGCTCTTGTTTTGACAGTTCACCGCTGGAGAATTCGGAAAATGAATG GGGTGGAATATTTAGTTGTATTTTCTCCCGTAATCACAGTCTAATGCTAGGTTCTTTGATGTTATTGTTTACAGTGGCTGACAGTAAAG ATCTTCATTACCAGTTGGCTGCAAAGATAGGATTTTCTCAAGTAAAG ACTGCTTCAGAGATGATTGGAAGCACTGTTGCAGGACACATACAGAAG ATTGTGAATCAATTATTGAAGGTTTTGGCGAGTGAACCACCATTGTCAGTACCAATATTGTTGCATGCAGCTTGGTTTTTGCGAAAGTTGTTGGTTTTTCTGGACCAGAAGTTAGAGGACAATGATTGTCACCTCTTCAAG ACCTCATATGAGGGCTCTTGTGGACGTCTTTATGAAGAATTTGATCGATGCTGGTTTGACTATATTCCAGATGTGTTAAAAAGCGAATGGGCCAACTGTAAAACAG CACTCGAAGAATCATCACAGTCCAAGgatcctttctttcttctagAACTTGCATCTATTCAAAATCCTCCCAGTG TTTTCTATTTAACATCTCAGGCAATACCGGTCCTGCTTTTGATTGGCAACGGATGGTTGATTGTGTCAAG CTACTTGGCTCAATCGGGGAAAAGATATCCTTCGGATCTTTCATTGGCAAGCTTCGGTTCAGAGGTAGCTTTAG GTTCTGGAATCCCCTgtaaaattgcattttctggAGCTGGGACAAGAGATATTTATGTGATACCAATTGCAAGGGAAATATCTGGTAAATTGCTACTTGTGGAACGACATCCGTTACACTCTAGAAAAGGAGTTGTAATTGCCATTGCTCCATTGGCTGGATTGGAT CCCAAGATAGACGAGGAGCATCCTACATGGTTGCTAGTGCATCTTAGAGACTTTGAGCCAAGACTCCGATCAGATGAAACCAAAACACTCGACTCCCATACATCACTCCCTGAACAAGGAAGATGGATACTTGGATTTTTGAGCGCCAAAGATTGCAAGGCTGCTTTCTCGGTGATACTCGAGGAAACTAGAAAACAGAGGTCCTTTGTGGAGAACTTGGTTGCTCCGGTACTGGAAGAGAAATTGTTCAAATAG